The Candidatus Effluviviaceae Genus V sp. DNA segment ATCGAACGCGAGCTCGACATCGACGAGTGCCGCCGGAGAGGGTTTGGTGTCGTCGTCAGGCCGACCGGCGGACGGGCCGTTCTGCACGCGGGCGAACTGACCTACAGCGTGGTCGGTCCCTCGGGGGTGCCGCCGCTCGGAACGACCATCATGGAGGCCTATCTGGCCATCGCGCAGGCTCTTGTGGCGGGGCTCTCGCTCCTGGGGCTCAGGGCCGAGCTCGCGCAGGTCGCGTCGGACCCGAGGTCGCGGGGCGAGGGAGCCAGTCCCCCGTGCTTCGCGAGCGCCGGCCGCTACGAGGTGGTCGTGGGCGGACGGAAGCTCGTCGGGAGCGCCCAGCGCAGGGTCGGCCGGGCGCTGCTCCAGCACGGCTCGCTCCTCATCGACGCCACGCACGAACAGCTGGCCGAGGTTCAGCGGGCGCGCAGTGAGCGGGAGCGCGAGATCTTCCGACGCGCGCTCCGCTCGAAGACGACGACCCTCGAGCGGGAGCTGGGGCGTCCCGTGAGCTTCGACGAGGTGGCGCGGGCGGTCCGTCTGGGATTCGAGAACGCGTGGGGCGTCGAGCTCGATGAAGGAGGCCTCACGGAGCACGAGAAAGCGGACGCCGAAAAGCTCGCAACTGAGCGTGCAGTCGTAGCTTAGGGTGAGGAAAAACCTGTTGACAACCCCCGGTGGCGAGTGTACTATGCCTAGTGAGAGGAAGAGCGACCGGCGCTCGCCCGTTCCCGCGGGTGGAGCCGTGTATCCATTGATGCCGGATGACCCCCTAAGGAGACGATGAGACCATGAGACTACCGAGACCGATGTCCCGGGAGCGTGGCTCTGCACGCACCATCGCCGTTGCTCTGCTGCTTCTGCTCGTGGCGGCGGCGCCGGCGCTCGGACAGCAGGGGACCGGCAAGATCGCCGGTACGGTGTACGACGCGGAGACCGGGAACCCGCTCGCCTTCGCCAACGTCTCTGTCGTGGGGACGGGATACGGGAGCGCCTGCAACCAGCAGGGCGAGTTCCTCATCGACCTCGTGCCCGTCGGCACGTACGTCGTGCAGGCGTCATTCATCGGATACGAGCAGCAGAAGATCACGGACGTCGTGATCGAACAGGATCGGACGACCGAGATCGAGTTCAACCTCCAGCCGACCGTCTTCGAGGCCGAGGAGGTCGTCGTCGAGGCTGAGCGCCCGATGATCGAAACCGAGGACACGACGACCCGGCGCGGCATGGACGAGGAAGAGGTCAAGGTCCGTCCGATCAACACGGTCCAGGAGGCGATCGCCACCCAGCCCGGTGTTATCGTCCACGAGGGCGAGATCCACGTCCGCGGCGGACGAAGCTCCGAGGTGAAGATGTACGTCGATGGTATCGCGATCACCGACGGTGCGAGCGGCACGGGCAACCTCGAGGTCAGCCTGTCGTCGCTCTCCGAGTTCGAGCTTCTCTCCGGCGGCTTCGACGCCGAGTACGGCAACGTGCAGTCCGGCGTCATCAACCTCCAGACGCGAGAGGGCGGCCGCGATTTCTCGGGCGAGATCAAGTACATGACCGACGACTACGGAGCGCCCGAGCGGACCTACGACAACTTCGACAACATCTCCTTCGGCATGGGCGGTCCGCTCTTCACCGAGAAGTTCCGCTACTACGTCTCGGGTGAGGGCAAGTTCTCCGACACGTATCTCAAAACGAACGAGGTCAGGGAGCAGCACGAGCTGCCGTTCGGCATCACGTTCCGCGAGCGCCAGTCGATGCTGGGCTCCGGCCAGGCGAAGCTCTCCTGGTTCGTGACGCCGACGAAGAAGATGACGGCGGAGTTCCTCTACTCGCAGACCGTGCGGGACTTCTACAGCCACAGCTACTCGAGAGAGGGGTACTGGTCCCAGGAGTATGAGGACTGGTCGCACGTCGCGCTCGACACGACCTACAAGTACTACAACGCCGCCGAACACACGCCTCACCGGGAGACCGAGTTCACCCAGCGGAAGGTCGTGTGGCGCGACAACGTGTCGCCGACCACGTTCTACACGGTCAAGTTCGCCCGGTTCGACACCGAGGAGAACTACTGGCTGTACGAGGATCCGAACGACTACTGGTGGGAGCCCTATCTGCCGGGCGGCAGGGTCACCGACCCCGATTCGGACGGCGACCTGAACCCGGAGCCCGGGTATTACCGGGTGTGGGGCGACAACCTGTCCTGGTCGAAGCAGGTCACCAGTGCGACGACCTTCAAGGCGGATCTGACGAACCAGGCGAGCGAGACGCATCAGATGAAGACCGGTGTCGAGGTCGTCTACAACGAGCTCGACGTCAAGAGACTCGACTTCGGTCATCTTCTGTCGCTTGTCGGCAGTCCGTCCGATACGCTCGCCGAGGACTTCCAGTTCTTCGATTGGGACCGCGCGCTCAACACCGACGAGCGCTACCAGCACAACTTCTTCAAGGGCTTCCCGAGCCACGGTGCGATGTATGTGCAGGACAGGATGCGCTACGAGGGTATGATCGTCCGAGCGGGGCTGAGACTCGACTGGTCCGACCCGGGCCCCTCGTCCAGCGTCGGCGAGCGTCAGATCTGGCGCGAGCGTGTGGACGCCGTGCTCTCGCCGAGACTCGGCATCGCGCACCCGATCAGTGACCGCGACGCGCTCCACTTCCATTACGGGCGCTTCTACCAGATGCCGCGTCTCACGGCCTACTACGAGGCGGGGGAGAATCTCGACCGCGCGTCGGCCGGGAGCATCATCGGGTACTCGGGTCTCGACCCCGAGGTCACGACCTCGTACCAGTTCGGCGCGGAACATCAGTTCTCGAAGAACCTGGCGATGGACGTGACGGGCTTTTACAAGGACATCTTCGGCCTTCTGGCGACCGAGGAGTACGACCGCGGTACGACCGAGGGTACGGTCTACACGTACGTCAACAAGGACTACGCCTCGGTCCGGGGCATCGAGTTCAAGCTGAACAAGCGGTTCTCGAACTTCTTCTCGGGCAACTTCACCTACACCTGGCTGCAGGCCACCGGCGTGTCGTCCGACGAGAACGCGGGCGCCAGAGCCGAGGCAGAGGGTCTGCCGCGACAGCCCCTGAAGGAGATCCCGCTTGACTGGGACGAGCGGCACACCGTGACCGGCTTCCTCTTCATCAGCGACCCGGGCAACTGGGAGGTCACGTTCGACTACAACTACGGCAGCGGAACGCCGTATACGCCTGTCGTTCTGGGTCAGAAGGAGGTCGAGCCCGAGGAGGTCAACTCCGGACGCAAGCCCTCCCATCAGATCCTGAACCTGCGAGGAACGAAGAAGTACCAGCTCTACGGTCAGGAGTTCCGGCTGTTCTTCGAGGCGCTGAACGTCTTCGACAAGAGGAACATCGTCGGCCTGGGTACCTACGGTGCCGAGTACTACACGATGACCGGAGAGCTGGGCGGAGCCTACGTCGAGACCGACGCGGAGGGACGTGAGCGTCTCGAGCCTCTGAACGACCCGTCCGTCTACCAGGAGGGTCGACTCATCCGCATCGGTGTCGCTTTCGACTGGTAGTGAGAGAATCCGGCGCCGGGAGCGGAGGGGGCGCTTCGTGCGCCCGCTGGTGCTCCCGGTGCTTCGAGCAGGACTACTTCGAAATGAGCGGAGGAAGTTGATGAAGATCGGCTGGAGCGCGGCAGCAAGCCGCGGCCGTCTGCAGCGCGCCGGACGGGGCCTCGCCCTCGTGGCGGCGGCGGTCGCTCTGCTGGCGACCATCGGAGCGTCGCCGGCGGCTGCCATGGCGCCCGATCATGTCGCGGACAGCGACTTTCACATGGGCACGCGTGTGGTCGACCACTATGGTCGGTTTCACAACGTCGGGCAGCTTCTCCTGCACGTCAGCAACCTCGGCGTGTTCGGCAAGCTGTATTTCTACGAGCCCGATGCACCGTCCGGCGAGTGGCCCGCGGGCAGCAACATCGAGTACCTCTATGGCGCAGGTCTCTGGGTCGGCGGGATCGTGCCGAACGAGAACACCGGCGAGCCGGATACACTCGTGTCGGCGGCGGTCTACCAGCTGGAGTTCCGGCCGGACTACGACGACCTCCTCAAGAGGATCTTCGAAGCCTGGGAGGGCGCGGCCGGAGGCGACCGCCTGACGGACGACGACGGCGACTGCGCGGACCATATCTACAACCCGGACGACCCCTTCATCTGGTACGACGAGGACCCGCTCGACGGTATCGACAACGACGGTGACGGTCTGATCGACGAGGACTTCGCGGCCGTCTCCCAGCAGATGTACCGGATGGAGTATGAGGACACCTACGAGGAGATCGTCAACACCGACGGTCTCTACGACAGCGACCCGCACAGGAGTCTCGGGCTCAGGGTCATCCAGGAGAGCTATCAGTGGACGAGCGAGCTGACGGACGACTTCGTCGGCATCGACTACAAGGTGATCAACATCGGAGAGGACACCATTCGGATGGCCTACGTCGGCTTCATGGTGGACGCCGACGCCGGTCCCGACAGCGACGAGATCCTCTACTACAACGACGACCGCGGCGGTTTCGCGGACACGCTGATCACCACGCCGAATCCCAACGATCCGACGAAGACCGACACGCTCGCCATTACGCTCTGCTACATGTACGACGACCCGTACGGTGAGGACGGCAACATCACCGACGGGTACTTCGGCTGCATGTTCCTCGGACATCCGACGTCCGATCCGGACACGCTCGATCCGGGGCAGCTTCCCGGCGCTCCGACCAGGGTCCGTGTTCACGCCTTCGAGATCTGGTCGAGTGGAACAGAGGATCCCGACGACGACCAGGACCGTTACCGCTACCTGCGCGGTCCCGCCGACTTTCCTCTCCGCGACCTCGAGGACAACGACGGCGACGGCCAGATCGACGAGGACGATGAGTGGCGCGTGAACATCGACCGCGACGCGGATGCGCCGCAAGACTGGCGCATGATGCTCTCGGCCGGTCCCTTCCGGGAGATCCTGCCGGGCGACACGCTTCAGTTCCAGTACGCGTTCGTTGCCGGTCAGGGCTACGACGGCATGCTGCAGAACGCGGCGACCGCCCAGCAGATCTACAACGGGCTCTCCGGCAAGGAGTCGACCGTGCCGGACTGCGAGGGAGAACTTGTCGACAGCGTCAGGATCAACTGGGTGGCCGACACGCCGCCGCCCCCTCCGAACCAGTCGATAACGACCGGCGACGGTTTCGTCAGGATCGAGTGGGACGACTACCCGGAGGATATCGCCGATCCGCTGACACGTGAGAGAGACTTCTTCGGCTATCAGGTGTGGAAGGCCGTGGGCTGGACCCGGGAGTCCAGCGAGCCCAGGGATCAGGACTGGCAGCTCATCCTCGACATCGACCGCGGCGACGGCGGAGTCGAGCTCGATCAGTACGACACGGGACTCGACGGTATCGGCAAATACGCCTTCACGGACACCCTCGTGAAGAACGGCTTCTCGTACTGGTACTCGGTCACCGCGTACGACAGCACCTGGACCGAGGAAGGTGGAACCGTCTATCACTTCGGCAAGTACAGCCAGGTCAAGTCGGTCGTCATCCCGAACTCGGATGTTCAGGGTACGCTCGACGAGGTGCGCGTCGTCCCGAACCCGTACGTCAACCACGAGTACATCTCGCGTTGGAATCTCGCCCCGGACGAAACGGACCCGACGGGCGAGAAGATCTGCTTCCAGAACTTGCCGCGCGACGCTGTCGTGCGCATCTACTCACTGGGTGGCGAACTCGTGAAGACGTTGTACGTCGATGCCGAGGAGACCGGTGGCGACGCCTGCTGGAACATGATCTCGAGGAACAACCAGATCATCGTCAGCGGCGTTTATCTCTACCATATCGACTCCCCGGTCGGTGAGAAGATCGGCAAGTTCGTCATCGTCAAGTAAGCGCGTCGCCGGCTCGCCGACCCACGGCGGAGACCTGCGCGGCCGGCGGAAGGAGGATCGTCGTTGACTAAGAGACTGCTTGTAACCCTCGTCGTCGTGGGGCTCCTTGCAGGGCCGGCTTCGGCGGTGGAGATTTTTGAGAAGGTCGGGACGGTCGGATTCCAGTTCCTTGAAATCGGGGCGGGACCGCGTGGTACGGCGATGGGCGAGGCGATGGTCGCCGCAACCGAGGGCGTGGAATCGCTCTACTGGAATCCTGCCGGTCTCAGGACTGTCACGACACGGACGGCTCTCTTCACCTACGGGACGTGGCCCGGCGACATCACGCATCAGTTTGCGGGATTCGCAATGCGTCCCGGCTTCATCCCGGGTATCGTCGGTGTGAGCGTGACGTCACTGCAGATGGACTCGATGCCGATACTCACGGCCGATAATCCCGACGGTGTGGGCGTCGATTTTCAGCCGTCGGATTTCGCGGTCGGACTGACCTACACCCGGATCCTGACCGACCGGTTCGCCGCAGGCGGTACCCTGAGATGGTTCCACTCGGGGCTGGGCGATCTCTCGGCGCTCGGTGTCGAGGGGCTCGAGGACTACTCAGTCGACGGTTTCGTCGGCGACTTCGGCACGCTCTACGATACCGGCTTCCGGTCACTGAGGATCGGACTCTGCATCCAGAACATGGGCGCCGACGCGACGTACATCGATGAGCCGGTGCCTGTCCCGACGACGTTCAAGTTCGGTGTGTCGATGGACGTGATCGACGACGCGAACCAGACCGTCACGGTGGCGGCCGAGTTTCGCCACCCGTCGGACACGTCGGAGAAGGTCAACGTCGGTGCCGAGTACACGCTGAACAGGCGGTACTACCTGCGTGCCGGTTACAAGATGAACTACGACGAGGAGAGCTTCACCGCTGGCGCGGGCGCCAGATTGACCATCGGCGGCGTCGGGCGTGTAGGGGTCGATTACAGCTACACCGACTTCGGACTCCTCGGAGGCGTCCACAGAGTGGGCGCCACGGTGGAGTTCTAGAGAACGCGCTCCGACCTGAGCCCCCCGGCGTCCGGCCCTGGGCCTGACGAAGCGGCCGGTGACCATTGCGAGCGCGGATACAAGAAAGGAGTACCCTCTTGCGCAGGTTCTATGTGATCGCGGGCGTGCTGCTTGCGTTTCTCCTCGTGTGCGCGTCGACAGCGAGCGCATCCGGCGTCGGCACGCACCTCGCCGCGTTCCTCGAGGTCGACGGCGGGACGAGACAGATCGGCATGGGGGGCGCGTTCACCGGGCTCGCCGACGATGCCAACTGCGTCTTCTACAACCCCGCCGGACTCATGTTCCTCGAGGGCAGCCAGATCAACATCTCGCACTCGACCTGGCCGGCCGGCGTGTCCTATCAGCACCTGAGCTACGGTTTCAGGCACAGCTACATCCCCGGCGTCTTCGCCATGAGCTGGACCATCATGCAGATGCCGCCCTATAAGGAGAAGACGGAGTACTACGACCCCGACAGCGAGTTCGGCATCGGGATCATCGACAACGTGGACGCGGGCGACATGTGCTGGGGCGGGACCTACTGCTGGGAGTTCAGCGACCGCCTGGCCGCCGCGACGACCATCAAGTACTACCATCTGGCGCTGGCCGACGCGTTCTGTGAGGGAATGGCCGCCGACTTCGGCGTCCTGTGGGACACGCGCATGAGGAACCTCAGGCTCGGCGCCGCCGTGATGAACGTCGGGCCGGAGAACCGCTGGGCCAATACCGGGTCCGAGACGAACTTCGGTGAGAACTTCTCGCTGCCGATGAACTACCGGGTCGGCGCGTCAATGAGGGTCTACGACGTCGTCACGCACAGGGTCGTCGTTGCCGGCGACTACCGCTACACCGCCAACGGCATGAGCCGCATCAACATGGGGACCGAGTACACGTTCCACACCGGTCCCATCTACGTGTACGGTCGTCTCGGCTACAGGCTCGGGTACGATGAGGAGGGGCTGACCGCGGGGTTCGGCGTGCACTTCCCGACGAGCCAGGAGGTCGACTCACGGGTCGACTACGCGTATCTCCCGCATGATAATCTCGACGCCTCGCACCGTATCGCGGTCTCGTTCATGTTCTAGCGCTTCCGCGCCTCAGCCTGCGATCGGGATCAACGCCCGCGGCCGAACGGCCGCGGGCGTCTCTGTTTGACCTGTACGCGAACGGGGCTCATCGCGTGGTCGTCGCGGTGTGTCGGTCGGTCACCCGGTGGCTCATCGAAGAGGGCCGCGCCCTGCGTGCACCGCGATCCGTGTCCCGCCTCGCGCACCAGACGCCTCTCACCATGATCACCTCGACGTCGTCCGGGGGCGACGCCGACGGCGGCCCCTGAGGTTACAGCTCGGCTGGTGCATGCGGGAAGGGTCGGACCGGGGTCCTCAAGAACCGCCTGTTCCGAGCATGCTGTGATGTCGGTCCGCGGGCTGGGAGGCTCGTTCGGCGGTGTCTCTCCTGCCGTATCGACTCATTGTCCTCGTCAGCGACCTCCTCTGCCACGCCTGCAGGTGCACGCGCGGGGGAGGGGGAGCAAGCGTCTGGCCGGGGAGCAAGCCGACCTTCAGGAACTGTGTCTTCGCCATCTGCAGCATGCATGATGGAGAGGACTGAGCGGACCGCAGCTCAAGCTCGGCGCCGCCCCTCCTTGACGTCGTGTTCAGGGAATGCCACGACGTCTCGGCACTCCCGGTCTTCACCGGCGCCGCACCGGTCTCAAGCCGCGTGATCCTCCGTCACAACGCCTGGCGGCATT contains these protein-coding regions:
- a CDS encoding PorV/PorQ family protein; this encodes MTKRLLVTLVVVGLLAGPASAVEIFEKVGTVGFQFLEIGAGPRGTAMGEAMVAATEGVESLYWNPAGLRTVTTRTALFTYGTWPGDITHQFAGFAMRPGFIPGIVGVSVTSLQMDSMPILTADNPDGVGVDFQPSDFAVGLTYTRILTDRFAAGGTLRWFHSGLGDLSALGVEGLEDYSVDGFVGDFGTLYDTGFRSLRIGLCIQNMGADATYIDEPVPVPTTFKFGVSMDVIDDANQTVTVAAEFRHPSDTSEKVNVGAEYTLNRRYYLRAGYKMNYDEESFTAGAGARLTIGGVGRVGVDYSYTDFGLLGGVHRVGATVEF
- a CDS encoding TonB-dependent receptor, translated to MRLPRPMSRERGSARTIAVALLLLLVAAAPALGQQGTGKIAGTVYDAETGNPLAFANVSVVGTGYGSACNQQGEFLIDLVPVGTYVVQASFIGYEQQKITDVVIEQDRTTEIEFNLQPTVFEAEEVVVEAERPMIETEDTTTRRGMDEEEVKVRPINTVQEAIATQPGVIVHEGEIHVRGGRSSEVKMYVDGIAITDGASGTGNLEVSLSSLSEFELLSGGFDAEYGNVQSGVINLQTREGGRDFSGEIKYMTDDYGAPERTYDNFDNISFGMGGPLFTEKFRYYVSGEGKFSDTYLKTNEVREQHELPFGITFRERQSMLGSGQAKLSWFVTPTKKMTAEFLYSQTVRDFYSHSYSREGYWSQEYEDWSHVALDTTYKYYNAAEHTPHRETEFTQRKVVWRDNVSPTTFYTVKFARFDTEENYWLYEDPNDYWWEPYLPGGRVTDPDSDGDLNPEPGYYRVWGDNLSWSKQVTSATTFKADLTNQASETHQMKTGVEVVYNELDVKRLDFGHLLSLVGSPSDTLAEDFQFFDWDRALNTDERYQHNFFKGFPSHGAMYVQDRMRYEGMIVRAGLRLDWSDPGPSSSVGERQIWRERVDAVLSPRLGIAHPISDRDALHFHYGRFYQMPRLTAYYEAGENLDRASAGSIIGYSGLDPEVTTSYQFGAEHQFSKNLAMDVTGFYKDIFGLLATEEYDRGTTEGTVYTYVNKDYASVRGIEFKLNKRFSNFFSGNFTYTWLQATGVSSDENAGARAEAEGLPRQPLKEIPLDWDERHTVTGFLFISDPGNWEVTFDYNYGSGTPYTPVVLGQKEVEPEEVNSGRKPSHQILNLRGTKKYQLYGQEFRLFFEALNVFDKRNIVGLGTYGAEYYTMTGELGGAYVETDAEGRERLEPLNDPSVYQEGRLIRIGVAFDW
- a CDS encoding PorV/PorQ family protein: MRRFYVIAGVLLAFLLVCASTASASGVGTHLAAFLEVDGGTRQIGMGGAFTGLADDANCVFYNPAGLMFLEGSQINISHSTWPAGVSYQHLSYGFRHSYIPGVFAMSWTIMQMPPYKEKTEYYDPDSEFGIGIIDNVDAGDMCWGGTYCWEFSDRLAAATTIKYYHLALADAFCEGMAADFGVLWDTRMRNLRLGAAVMNVGPENRWANTGSETNFGENFSLPMNYRVGASMRVYDVVTHRVVVAGDYRYTANGMSRINMGTEYTFHTGPIYVYGRLGYRLGYDEEGLTAGFGVHFPTSQEVDSRVDYAYLPHDNLDASHRIAVSFMF